The Streptomyces cyaneogriseus subsp. noncyanogenus region TCGCGGGGCGTGCGGTGGAGCGTCTTGCGGGGAGCTTCATCGAGCGTTCCTCCGAGCGTTGCAACATGTGCAATGACAGTTTTGCTCTGCACAACACTCCGGAGGCTAGGGACTCCATGAACATGACGACAAGAGGTCTCCACCACTCTGTGACCACGACCGCGCGGCCGGCCGGCGCGCCCGCGCGCGGCGCCGGGCAGCACAAAGGCCCCCTGAGCGCGTCGTCACGCGCTCGGGGGGCCTCGGCGGCCGCGGGCGGGAGGGGCCGCTACTTCTTGCCGCCGTCCTTGCCCTGGTCCCCGCCGGCGCTCATGGAGTCGTAGATCTCCTTGCACATGGGGCAGACGGGGTACTTCTTGGGGTCACGGCCCGGTACCCAGACCTTGCCGCACAGCGCCACGACGGGGGTGCCGTCGAGGGCGC contains the following coding sequences:
- a CDS encoding DUF3039 domain-containing protein, which translates into the protein MSTLEPERGTGTGTLVEPTPQTSHGDGDHERFAHYVQKDKIMASALDGTPVVALCGKVWVPGRDPKKYPVCPMCKEIYDSMSAGGDQGKDGGKK